The genomic segment ccccaacctGCCGATCACCTACTTACAGAGTAAGGTAGGGGCATTAACTCCATGGGTTTTCTGAAGGCAGAGTGTGAAGGCGGGGTGGGTGAAGGAGGAGGCGGCCACAAAGTGACTCCAGCCCAGACAATTAGAACAATGAGCTGTGCCTGTAGGGGGCTAACTCGCTGCGTCACGCCTGGACGGTGGGGTATTTTGTCAGTTTAATGAATTGTCCATCAGGCCAGGGCCACATCGCAGGCTGCGCAGGGAGAGGCCAGCAGGGACCCAGACACTAAGTCGGTATTTATTACACTGCCTTTGTCACTAATTGAGCTAATTATCACTGACTCCTCAGCACTCCCACAGGCAGCACCCCCTCCACTCACTTTCGCTACCAACTCACTCTCACGCCTAGGATTTGAACCCTGgcttccctcttcttttttatctgtcagccactttttctctttcttttgtttctttctgtgtaTCCATGATAGCCTCATCATAATTTTTGCCTCAGGCGACCTTTgtatcattttcacatttgtgtgCTTTCCAACTATCCCAACCCTGACAGATTATACTGGAAAACCAAATCCTGCTTTGGAGTACATTCACCCATTTTATCCCTGTAATCCAGGTATATGAAACAGTTTTGTAATGATCAGATGCATTATTCTATGATCAATATAAACTTGCAAGATCTCATCTTTGAGTTTTGGTAGGCCATCCAcctcatgccccccccccctaaatTGCAGTATTTGTTTTCTCTATCCTTTTAATCTCTCCAGGTCTAGAGATTTAAACTCTCCACTTTCTTTGAGATGTTGCGAAATCTGTGTTCAATTTATGACTTAACTTTTTGTCCCCACCTCATGCCACATGCAAGGCAGCCCTTTTTAATCCCTCACTTTTACTCTGTAATGAAAAAATTCCCTTTTCTCTTCCCTTCATCGGTGTGGCTGTCCTTGCAGCTACACCTCTGTTATTGGGACCTTTCAAAGTTTGGGTGTGTGTTGGTGGCCCTCACTGTGCCTCTGTGGTGCTCTATCTGGGTGACCCTGGCCGCTCCTGCGCTGTGGTAGGCTAAGGAGAAAGTGCAAAACTTTCCAAACTCCTGTGGTTAGTCAGGTTGCCAGGGTTTAGGGGAGATTCTgggttttcattatttttcatataatttctttatttctttccgACATTAAGCAAAGGAAGCAAAACAGTCAATGCAATAAAATCCTACACTGTATAAAATAAGGTATGTGGCTGGATGAGCAGGGGCCATCTCTGTGGTTGAGAGCACAAATGCAGGGATGTTTTGTAAGCTGGAGAAAGAAGCTGCTTTGGTGGTAATAGGATTAAGCAAAGGACACCCAGGGACAGGCTTATATGTTCACTTGGTTAGTTGTCAAAACtgtctcaaacacacaaactacaACAGACATAATAGCATCTTTGGACACATTCAGGAGGGCCACTTAATTGAAAATATAGACTTTATTTTTCTATCATACAATACAAAACCAACTGGAACCTAAATCTTTTGattctctaaaaaaaaagtgttctcTTACATCTCTctataacagtataaaaaaaatcctcagaaataaatatttgtatttacacTCATAAAAAATGCTTAATATTCAGTGCATGACCAAAcacaagtgttgttttttttgtttttttacaggaaaCAAGCGAAGAAGTGATAATGTTCGGTTTCTAAGAGTTGGTTTTGTGTCAGCTACGTTACATCAAAGTACAAAAGACATCAAATCAAAACATCCCCTGACTTGACACTAATGATAGCATATTCTCCAGCCACTGACAGGTGCATAAATCATTCAGCAAACTTACAAATGAcatcataataaatatattcatatattctaATATTTACAGCATTTTGGTTCTGTTAgctgatatacagtatgattTCTTCTGCAGAGGCTGTATTCttctaaataaaatgtttgtctgaGACTTAACTACTTCTTACAGCCTAGCTTGAAATGATACACCATTTGCCTGATTTTAACCTATACCAGTTTAACGCCACTCACATGTATAAACAGGAattttgtgtccttttttttcctcattgtgCATCTCGAAATGGCATCAGTTTTCATTTTAGCAGCACGCTGAGTTTCTGCGGgtcacatttcatttatttatttaatgttgacTCCTCAGATTTGCCAAACTACATCTAGTCATGCCACGATATTCAGTGTATTGATAATACATTCAAATAACTTTGCCTCAGTCAGTTTATGTGTTCCTTGGCGGGTACTGGTCCCAGTCGTGTAACATCAGGACCATCTTGCGGTAAGTCAGGCAGGGTTGAGGTGTATTCAACTCCAGAGAAATCTAAATGAAAAGGGCAAATGTGGTGAGGAAATTATAAGTGGTTGGGCTGCACCCAGGACCCAAATACACAAGTTAGGAGCAGCCCATCCCAGGAGATAAACTTCACACAGTTTCATGTGAGAGAAGCCCAAGttcaacaaaagaaaacaaaacacagtttaaaacaaaaacaaaaaaacttccCTCTTGTTAGAGGTCTTCACCAGTTTATGAGAGGACATGTTTGTGGCTCTCTGGCCACAGAAACATCTGTGAAACATTGTGTCCAGTTTCTGCCCTCACTGGGGGAGAAGAAGGTTCTAGTAGTACCTGCTTACAGCAATCCCTTCTCCACCACATGATTTTGTCCCTTTACCTCAATTTCTGTTTATCCACAGTGTAAACATTTGAGGGATGTGGATGATATCCATTCTACATGGATGGTTGTAGTGTTTAAATACCCTCTTAAGACTGTTCATCATCAAAGGCAAGGAGCAAGCACATATACTCCCTCTATACCCTGTTCatatatttgtgcttttcttcaTCTCCTACTCTCAGAAATACTAATTTAAGTTTTGTGTGAGAAAGTTCCCTGTATCCGCTTACCCGCCTTGAAGCTTTTCTTGCTTCTATCTAATATCTCAAACCACCTGTGTGCTAGTGGCTTTCTAAGCCATCTACCTGTTTTCTAAGACGTTCTCCTTTTGCTCCTCACATATGCCTGTATTCACCCACTTGTCCACCGATCATCATAGACACTGGTGTAAAGTTCGTGTACTGGTGCAGTTCAGGCAGATGACGTGACAGCACCAGTGGAACGTGCAGTGGCACCGTTCAGTCACACTCTCGGTCCGGGTCTTATACCCACGTCCACAGCAGAGCAGCTCACATCCATCCAGGCCTGGAGAAGAGCTATTGCATGTTCTTCCAGAAGTTCCCAAAGTGCCAGTTTTACCATTGTAGGAGCAGAAGTTTGGTGATTTCTCAAAATAGACCAGGTCCATGGCAGATGGTGGTTTGTGGGCTGAGTTTTCAGGTTCCAGATGACGAGGATCAGCTCGATGAGAGGCTCGGTTGCTGCCCTTGTTGGCATAGACAACTCTGGATGCACCATCAAACCGGTCCTTTAAGAAGTCTCCGACTGTGCGGAAGCTAGGTAGGCGCATCCAGCAGGTACGCACCGTGCAGGAGCCTGACATGCCATGGCACTTGCACTCCTGACGCATCTCTGATGACACAGTCTGCAGAGAGGAAGACCAAACACTACTGATGAAATCACAAGTACATTTGAAGCATGTCTAaattctgacaaaaaaaatcaggatCAGCGCATTTCAGTATTAAATCCTTACCATTCTGCCAGCTTCATTATTATGTAGATTGATGAGGTAGCGCAGATCTCTGCCCCTCTCGCTTGAGTCCACAAACTCACGGCTGAACATCCGGCCAAAGTCCACATTGTCACTGCAGCCTCCCCAGTGCCAGTCTGGCCCTCCAGGACCTCTGCGGCGGTAATCGCATGTGCATGACTCAATGGCCCCTTCTGAACAGGAGCGAGCCACAGCATGGGTCACCCCTGCACTGGTAATGGCAAATACAAATGCTGTCTCTCGGCAACCTGAAGAAACAACATCAACACTTCCCATTAGAACCTGATCCAGCCTTTTAGACTTGGATCTGCCCCCCCCTTTTCCCCCaaatttgaaataatttgagaaaaaaagcctGTACAAGAGATTCCATTACATCCTGGCCAAAATTGTCCAAATATTGCCTGAAGCGAAAGACAAGAGAGGCTCACCACGATTGACAATTTTGCCAAATATTGCTGGACTGTGGGTGGTCGGGCAGTTCCAGCGACGGTTGCGGAACTGCCACTTGCACTCCTTGATGGC from the Scomber japonicus isolate fScoJap1 chromosome 4, fScoJap1.pri, whole genome shotgun sequence genome contains:
- the wnt1 gene encoding protein Wnt-1: MRSLALLLGVKAACILLVSSLSGTGAVNNSGRWWGIVNVASSSNLLTNSKNVQLVLDPSLALLSRRQRRLIRQNPGILHAIAAGLHTAIKECKWQFRNRRWNCPTTHSPAIFGKIVNRGCRETAFVFAITSAGVTHAVARSCSEGAIESCTCDYRRRGPGGPDWHWGGCSDNVDFGRMFSREFVDSSERGRDLRYLINLHNNEAGRMTVSSEMRQECKCHGMSGSCTVRTCWMRLPSFRTVGDFLKDRFDGASRVVYANKGSNRASHRADPRHLEPENSAHKPPSAMDLVYFEKSPNFCSYNGKTGTLGTSGRTCNSSSPGLDGCELLCCGRGYKTRTESVTERCHCTFHWCCHVICLNCTSTRTLHQCL